The genomic window TGTGTCCACCACGTTCAACTCGTTCGCGTGGCTCGCCAGTGGGTATAAACCAGACGACCAATGGGGGCCGGTGCCTGGGGGCTGCAATGTCTCGATGATGCCGGTGTACGAGTACGCGGGGGCAGCCGGGAAGGACTACGGGCAGCTGATGAAGGGTCGGTTTGTTCTGGGCTACATAGTCGGCGACTGCGCGGCGTGCAAGGAGAGAGGTGGACATTGCCGGATTGACACCGACTACGATATCTTCGACTGCGCGGCGTTCAACTCATTTCTATTTTACTTTATATATATTCTGCCTTGCTCATTCCCAGGCTATTTCAGAATTACCTCATATCCCGGAACATAATTACCTCTAACCACAATTCAATCTCAGGTTCAAAGAATCTTGAATGTTTTGACGTGTAAAGAATTTTAATTTGGTACTACATGTATATTCATATATTCTATATGATTCTGTAAGTTAACCAGTTTAGTCCGCGTGGTTTCATTTGCTAATCACTAGTCCTCAAGAACAAAAACTATAATGATGATATTCGTAAATTTCTGTAACATTACTTTTCCCCAATTTAAGTATAATATTCCATCAAATTTGATAGAGTGTATCTAAAAAGATCCGAAATAATTACAGAATTTATGAAATTTCAGTCATTCCGGTGACAAGCAAATGTTTTACCTATTTGAAATTTTAAACCTTATCAACTAACtcttgcttttgtctttgtcaaatATTGGCAAGGTTGACGAAATATAATTCTTCTGCACATTTGCTTTTTTCTAATCCTTTCCAAGTGATTATCTAGTTGGCAGTTTGTATTTCTCACAAAAATCTCTCTCTTGTTCTTCCTTCTTCCTGTCCACCAATTGTTTGGTGGTAGTGGTACCGAGTACACCAGGGGTTAGATGCGGAGCCGTCTTCGAAGCATGTTACCTGACCACTAGGGAATTCAGTCTAGTTCAGTGTTCAACCACAGTTGGGATGCTTACCGTTTTCCTCCCCTCCAAAATCCTATGAATCAGGCCAGGGTTTAGGGTTTCTACGGGCAACATGTGCGCGGGGACATCCATATCGTGTATTCTTTCTGGCTCTACGGCACGTACCTGTCTGAGTGTAGCTACCATACCTTCCAGTTCACCCACGGCAGCACCGACAAGGCCTCCCTCTGGACGTATAAGATGAGATCCTCATCATCTCCTACCCAGAAAACTTCTTCCATGTCACAACCTCTAGCTCTCGAACAGTGTGTGTGACATCAAACTCCACGTGGACACCTCTGATCTCGGCCTCACATAAGCGCTGCCAACCCGGAGCACTTCTTCCTCTACAACTCCATCTTGCATCCGTGGCCGCATCCGCTAGCTTACATGGGAACCCATGAACCACAGGATCCAACACCCGTCACTCAATAACTAATTTGTGTGGCTTGCTGGGGCATACAAGCCCGACAACATTTGACGGCCCGTGCAGGGAACTGTACGTCGCTGATGATGCCAGTGTTGGGCTACGAGGGGGCAGCTGATGAAGTTTGGTTTGTCCTTGAGTGCATGGCCAGCGGCTGCAAGGTGGGCATGGGGAATTTTGCCAGACCAAAATCGCCTATGATATCTTCAGGTGCCACTGCTCCGGAGCGCGCCTTTGTCCATCATCTGCGGACGCGGTTCACATATATAATAGTGACAGTGAGTTGATCGTAGAAAAAGATACACCACTTTCGTTCTGTACATTAAGTAGTCTTTGATTTtggcgcactaagttgaggggGTTTACAAGAAAAATGAACACAACATGCGCGTACCTTCTAGCTGTAAATGGTTTCCTTTTATCTCCTACTAGTATGGCTGGTGTTCTATCCAGTTGACTCTGTTTTTTAGTTAGGGGGGTACGATCATTGTTTTGCGGTGTTTTGTAGCAGCATTTTAAGATCATAGGTGTAAGTTTCAGTGTTGCTTATGCATGGAACTGGAAAAGGTTTGGGTTGAGGTTGAACCTTTTGGGTCGATCACAAAACAATGTCTTATCAGTTTCACTGAACAGATGAAATTGGGGGTAGAAGCTCCTTAATTATAAGGAAAATCATGCGTGTGCCTGCTAATTACTACACTATGGATATTAAATGCCTGACTAGTGTAATCTCAACAGAACGCATGTCGCCGGTCTAGTTCTGTAGCATAACCAAACACTCTTCAGTTTTGCCACACTGTGGTTCATGCTGCTGGTAAATAGGATATTTGCAGGAAAAATTAACAGAGCAAGCATGCTGCTAATTTCCATGTATAGATTGAATTGTACCATCCAATGTAATGTCATTCAAATACATAATTATACTCAAAGTTTATGTGATTGCTCATAATGGCTACTAAATCGACACAGGCCTACAACTTTTTATTCGTCCAACCTGTATTTGATCGACGTAGCTGCTCTATCAAATGAAAGTCAGATACACAGCCCATGTTCTATTGTTCTTCGATATCTTGCAGTGTTTTGTTTTTGTACTTCACGGACAGAATATTGAAGGACATATACAATgctatttttttcttttaaaaaacaacCAATGTAGTACTGTTGGACAACATTGCTTTTACTCATAAATGTTATATATGTTATATTCCAGGTAGCATGGGGACTAGCAAGACGATTATGCTAATAGGTATGCTCAAACTTTTGCCATTTTCTCATATGTAATGATTTAAATATTAGTAGTTCACTACAGTGATTTCTATGTTGAAATAGTACCttaaagatagtcatacctgtaatCATTGAGAATTGATTCTAGAATAAAAACCCGAATCCAGCAACTCTCACTTGGGAAATTTAAATTATTGGTGGTCTTGGAAATCAAATGATTGCATTATAAGTCGGTTTAGAAAAGGAAGTAATATCGATCTGCTTCAATCTCAGTTGTGACATCAGCAGCTGGAGTCTTGCTCTTTACATGCATATACGTCCTGATATGGCATAGAAaggggaaaatactatggtttctCCTTTGCAAGAAGACTAGAAGCAACACTGAAAAGAATTACGAGGCCATGATAGCATCGTATGGATCCCTAACTCCAAAAAGATACATGTATTCAGAGGTAATGAAGATAACTTCTTCTCGCGGCAATCAGCTTGGAAAAGGTGGTTATGGTGTGGTCTTCAAAGGAAGACTACATGATGGTCGTCTGGTTGCTGTGAAATTCTTGCATGACTGCAAAGGAAATGGGGACGAGTTTGTGAATGAGGTTATGAGCATTGGAAGGACCTCGCATGTTAATGTTGTTAGCTTATGTGGGTTTTGTTTGGAGGGATCAAAACGAGCTCTTATATATGAGTACATGCCCAACGGTTCCTTGGATAAGTTCATTTACTCAGAGAACCCCAAAGAAATTTTAGGATGGGAGAGGCTCTATGCGATAGCACTCGGGATTGCTCGTGGCCTCGAATACTTGCACCATAGCTGTAATACACGTATCGTCCATTTTGATATCAAGCCCCAAAATATCCTTCTAGACAAGGATTTTAATCCGAAGATTGCTGATTTTGGTCTAGCTAAATTGTGTCATACAAAGGAGAGCAAGCTTTCAATGACTGGTGCTAGAGGAACAATTGGATTCATCGCTCCAGAAGTTCACTCTCGAACATTTGGAGTGGTTTCAACAAAGTCAGATGTttatagttatggaatgatgcTTTTGGAGATGGTTGGAGGAAGGAGAAATGTAAAATCAACTGTTGCAAAATCCAGTGAAAAGTATTTTCCCGACTGGATTTATGATCACTTTGCGCAAGATGATGGATTACAAGCATGTGAAGTCACAGGAGAAACTGAGGAAATCGCAAGAAAGATGACATTAATTGGATTGTGGTGCGTACAGATATTGCCTGCATATCGTCCTACCATAACCAAAGTTCTAGAAATGTTCGAGAGAAGCTCAGATGACATGGACATGCCACCGAAGCAAAACTTCTCTGGATTGCTGTAAGATATTCTCCGGTATTTTTTGTTACTTTGTCATTCTGTGCAATTATGATTATGCAATAACTTGACCTGCGCGCTTATCTCTCATGCCAGTGAAAGTTCAGCTCAAAATATGGATGTACAAAGTTCAAGTTCTAACAAATCTGAGGAGATCGGCCTTGTGAAttcaaaaatcctacaaaaatcgcCAACTCTTTGAGCAGATAGGCCATGTGAATCAAAGAACCTACATTCATTTCCAACACGGTGAGAAGGTGGCCTCTGGCCTGTACTAGAGTACATTCAGAAATTGAACAAATCCGCGAAATTCAGCATTGTACTTGTATGCATAACCTAGAGTCAAGAACATTCACATGCAAGCGTCCTAAGGTATGGACCGCAGAAGGAATAAAATTAATTCTGACGAGTGTTGTGTTCCAACTGGTAAAAGGCATCGGAGGCAGACAACCACCAAGGCCTTCTTGACTGTAACTACAGCACCTAAAATTTCAGAATCCGGATGCAGACAATGTGTATCCATCTAAACATTGTGACGCTATATACCAATTCATAGCAAGCAGATTAATTGTGGAAGCGGAAGGCGTATACTTACTTGTTCCTCTCTGTAGATTGTATCCACTCAAACAAGTAGCGGCGTGATTTCCTTGACCCGCGCATAACCTCGCTGGCAAGCCGAGGGTTTGCGCTGCTTCTCAGGCAACATCGCTTCCGCGGCCTCTCTCCGACGATCTAACTCGCCACTCCGGCAACTACAATTTTTCTCGCAGCCCAATTCTGCCCTTACattcccttttcctttttttagAAGATTGTTTGTTTATCCCTCAAAAAAATATCAATAGAGATGGAGAAGATCGCTTTTTGATTATGCTTCCATTCAAAAAGAATGGCTCATCCAAGGCTCTGGTCCGCAGATGCACACATTCATACGAGAAATGCTACATCAACAGAAAATTAATTaacatttatggactggtgctgAATTGGCATGTTTTGATTGCATTGAGGGGGAGTAAGGGGCCCCCCACCCAGGTGAAATTGAGGTGGGCGTGAAGAGAATTTAAGGAAATGGCTGCAATACTCTGTAAAAGGCCCGTGTGTGTAGTATTTTTGCattcatacactagtagaaaaagggtctaatgtgcagctcatttgtcccggtttgaaactgagccggcactaatgtgaccattagtgccggttccaatggctaggcgggccgctctcagtagtaccggttcgtgacgaacctttagcaccggttcgtgccacggaagCGATGGCCGGCTCCAGATCCTCGACATCTTCTACAACAACGGTTCCCTGCTAGTCTCCGATGTGCACAAGCTTGGAGACTTCAATCTCTCGGGCGGGGAAGGCTGCAGTGTCCCGAAGGCCAACACGGCCACCAAAATCGGGCATCCCTTCTCAGTAAGCCCCCTGAACCAGAACCTCGTCTTCTACAACTGCACCAGGGCGCCGGCGGCCCGAGCGGAGCTGGTGGACACGGTGTGCCGGAACAACACGTTTGTCCGCGCGGGAGGGCGTTATAATGCGTCGGGCGTGATAGACGGCAGCTACACTTTGGAGGGATGCAATGCCACCGCCGTGCCGGTGTTGGGTGCGTCTGGAGAGATGAACCCCAGCGACTACGAGGAGCTCATCAGCGATGGCTTCCTCCTCACATGGCAGCCACCAAATTACCGTAGTGGTAAGCTCACTCACCCTTGTCAGTCGTCAAATACTTCTTGGCAGCAACTAGGCGCCGGGCAGTAGATAAGTACCCAGGATTTAGGTTGGACGCATCGACATGACAATTTTGCCCCACTTAGATGATCAAAATTGCCCGCCGTTGGCGTAGAATCCCCAATTTCAAACAAGCTGGAGCACAGTAGAAGATTTGATTAGAAATGACAATACATTTAAAATTAGTAGTGAGATTTGGATTGCCCCGAAACAAAGGTGAGAGATGCGAGACCTGCGACCGTCTGTGATTGCTATTGGCACCGTCTGTGCACCGTCCCGGATTGGGTGGGCACTACCTGCATCTCTAGCATCAGGCAGCCCCGCTGCGGCCGACATGTGCCAGTAAGCCTCCAAATTAATATTCATCATTATTCTAAAATTTAAATTCCATAACATGGAAATAAATTAGTGAAAAATAGTTATCTTCAATGATCAATAGTACACTTGGTCAATCTTTAGTCCACAGGCAGCAGTCACAACGCGTCCCACCCACTGTGGCTGAGAGACTCTTATACCTCATTTCCGTTCGGCTGGACGATTTGCTCGTTTGAAAACCCCATTTGCTGCTGAATAATCAACCCGTTGATTTACGCAAGAATTTTGCTCACTTAGATGATCCAAATCGCCTGGCGCTGGCCTCAAGTCCCCAGTCTCAACCAAGCTGAAAATGATTAGTGATAAATGGATTCCTCTAAAACATGGTTTGAAATGATAAACATTTAAAACGATTAGTGATAAATGGATTCCTCCAAAGAAGAGAAGTGAGAGATGCCAGACCTGTCACCGTCTATCATTGCTAGTGGCAAAATGGCACATTTGCACGTTCCTGTGCACTCCACATAAAAATGTTTGACAAATCAAGGTTTTGAAGTCATCAGAAAGGAGTAGAAGACAACGATACTTTAACTGCaaaaatgctacacctacgaaAATTGTTACGTAATCTTACTTAAAAACGTCATCTCCTTCCCTAATTCTAACTAATTCCCCTCCTGATTTTTAGGGTCAGGGGCGTGCTATCCACTTAAACGTAGCCACATCAGCATGTACGTAACTTTTCGTAACAAACTCACGTAGGTGTAGCAAAGCCCCTTTAACTGTGGTCCTCCTGTCCATCTTTAGTCCACATCAACGCATCGCACCTCATTGCTTAAGAGTCAAGACTCGTCCCTTGGGTTTTGCTgaagtttttatttttgtttcgaaAAAATCATCATCCACGCAATTCTGACTCTAGCTGTCTTCCACctccatctttttttcttttgaaaaattaTCGACCGCGCAAGTCGCAATTGATGGCAAAACTGTGGGGAGGGGAGGACAAATGGTGGGAATACGAGCAGTGCTCCACTTGCTTACAAAATGTACTCTCTCCATCcaaaaatacttgtcgaagaaatgcataaaaataaatgtatgtaaaactaaaatacatctggatacatccattcctccgacgagtatttctGGACAGGGGGAGTATTTGGACTACATGGACAATGACAAAGACAAAGCTCCGTTCCTTGCTCTGAGCATAACAACACATCCTATGGTGGGAATACGTTTGCGATAAAACTGTGGGACACTGCACCAACTAAATATGGATCAAGACATTTGGATGTTGACTCTCTCTAGTGTGTGTGGAAAAGTAAATACTCGTCCACAGAACCAGTCAAAGGCGTTGTCTAATATCACTTGTATTATCTTCTCCCTCAACTATGTTCTTCCATATTATCTGCCGAGTTTGCGCCATCCTTCCCCGTTGCCAAATCAGTCTCCTCGATTCAGACTGCTGTCATGCATCCAACCTCACTGCTCTTCACCTTGGCCTCACTGTTCCTCTTCCATCAACGGGTGCATGCCGAGTGTAAGCCGGTGGCGTGCGGGAACTTCACCATCAAGTACCCGTTCTGGCTCGGCGCGCCCAGCCGCCCCCCGCCGGAGCCCTCCTGTGGCCACCCGGCCTTCGAGCTCTGGTGCATCGACGGCAACACCTCCGCTTCCATGCGTGGCTCCcccatccacgtcctcaacatcgACTACGCCACCAGCTCCTTCGTTGTCGTCCACAACAGGGTTGCCTCGGGCACTGACGGCGTGTGCCGCTCCGACTTCAACATCTCAGTCAGCCTGGCCCTCAGCCCGTTCAGGATCAGCCCAAGCAACCGTGCCCTGGGCTTCCTGTTCAACTGCTATGGGACGGAGCCCGGGGGGGCCGAGTACGTGAACGCCACCAGCGTGCCCGGCTGCGGCCGGAAAATCATCGCGTACCTCGGCGGGACCTACGACCGGGACATCCCTCCTAAGATCCCGACCGGGGACTGCACGTACACGTACTTCCCGGTGCTCGGGACGGAGGCGGCAGTCTCGACGGCGGCCGACTACAATCGGCTCTTGTTGGCCGGGTTCCTGCTGGACTGGGCGGGCACTGGAGTCGGGGACTGCCCCGCTTGTGTCGCTAGTGGGGGCCAGTGCCGGTACAACACCTCCACCGCGGAGTTCGCGTGCCTCTGTCCCGATGGCATCAGGTCGACATGTCACGGTAAGCCTCCAAATTAATTTACAAAATTCCAAAACTCAGAATTACACCACAAGCTAATACTAGCTCAGAACTTAAGGGCTCTTTTGATACACAGGAATTTCATAGAATTTTTAGAGGATTCGGATACTTAGGATATTTTCCTATgatggtcgtttgattcataggattgaaatCCTTAAGAATTCTTCATAGGACtcatttgtactacattttggaAGAAAATTTCCATCCAGTCAAACATCTTTGTTGAATTCCTTTGTTTTTTCTATGCCATCAAACACTCTACCAAATCCTGTAGGGTACAAAAGTACATGACACTCTATTACTACGTTTTCTCTATTCCCACATTTTAAGAACCCTACGGATCAAAGAGGCCCTAAAAGTTGAAATATACCTATTTACTAGAACATGGAAATGCATCTGGTAATTAGAAATGCAATAGTTGTCTTGTCTTAGTTAATCAATCATATCGGTTCTGCGCACTCGGTCAAGCAGTGAGCAGTCACATCGTATCGCACCTCCTTTGGTTGCCAATCATCTTCCACCATGGGTCATTGCTAGTGGGAAAATGGCTTGGTCATTAGGATCCATGCACCACAAAAAATATAGAGAAATCAAAGATTTTGATGTCACTGGAATATTGACAAGTCGACTATTTTTCCCCAGAAAAACCATCAAATCTACTCCATTAATTAACTGTCAAGGTGCAAAAAACAGCATAAGTAAAAATTACACACAGCTTCATAGACCAACTAGGCGATGACTACAAATACTGGAGAAAGTCAAAGGCGCGTCACCATCATCGGAGAGTCGGGGAAACCTTGTTACAGTAAATAGTCAAAAAGTCGTCGTGCTTAGGCCCTACAGAACAAGAGCACCAAAGCAGCAACCGCCGTTATTGAAGAGAAACGTAGAGATCAAACCTATAGACACAGGAACACACACGAACGGAGACCAATTTCATGTGGATCCACCAATGCCAATTGAATACCATGAGATGCACTCAAAACAAACCTCCACATGCCCTCAAATGACGCTAAAAAGCACCGTCCGATGGGGGGCTAAGTGGCGAGAACCTTGTTCCACCTTCAGAGAGTCATCGTCTAAACATTCAAAAATAGAGAGGCGGAGAACCATCTCGCGTTtatggcctaaggccacagaagacAAAGCAGACGCCGATGGCGCCTGCGGGACACAAATGAAACCTCAGCGGCTGGGTGCCTTGCGTGGGTTACGGTCAAACAAGAGGGTCCCAGTTTGATTCCTATGACAAGTCGACTACTTTGGGAAACTCCTCATTGGTATAGTTTGGCATCCGGTTTGTCTCTCATCTAATTTGCACCGACCGAGATCTTGCAGCCCTGTCCACCTACTGTAGCAGAGAAACACTGTAGGCATGCACTATATTCACCAGCCTGTAGAACGAACACGGTAGACGTTTAGTGCAGCTTTAGAACATGGTTAATAATATAATAACACTCGGATATCCAATTCTGAGTCTGGGCTCATTTAATAAATTTAATAATAACACTagaaaatttcagatttttttgtggAGAACCTGAGTGCGTGAGGCGCGTGATAATTTTAAAagcatttggacatctgagtaacTCTCAGAAAAAAAATGAATCGGATCCAAATATTGCATAAAAATAAACTTTTTCATATaccccaaatttgtcttttttgccgagagctactcagaCATCCAATTGCTctgaagttttcatggacatcacaCACTTCGCCATCTTTCTCCAAAAAAATACgaagttttttgatttttttttagtATTTTAACGATTTTTTAATCACTCCGGGGCTCATCTGAGCCTGGGAGCTAAAATGCTGCTTTCAGTAACACTCGGCTATAAAGAGTTGATATGTCatatagagccaacctaatagccggTATGTACAATAGCTAGTTTTGAATATATATACTACTTACTTCGTCTGGAATTACTTCATCAAATAAATGGATAAAATATATGTCtctataactaaaatacgtctagatacatcaatttcttcaacaattatctgcGGATAGAGGGGTTACTTTATAAAGAGGTGACCTACCTTACAATCTCATAAAGTGTCTTGGGACTCGTGCTGCAGCTAGCTACTAACTTACAgactgcttctcttctctctcctccaattaagcaaatactccctccgtcccataatgtaagacgttttttgacactagtacattataggacggagggagtatataatattttagtccttatagcctgcttatgtcacatTATTGTATTTGCTCTTACACTGTTTGTGACACCTGTACGCTGTACCGTGGTGATTCTCGATACTCCACCGTCGAGTAGTTGTCTTCATTGAGCGATATCTGTTGTGTAGAGCGTGGAGTGGAATAGTGCACGCTTGCGAAAGAATAATCCACGCGTGATGATCCACTTCCCACTGTATTATTTGCCCACACGTCCAAGGGCAGATACGCCAGGAACACAATGAGACCGCATGTAGGTAGGTAACGACCAAAGAAAAGAACGCTGCTATACACACTGACAACGTCCAGCCGATGTTTGCACGACGCTGTGGTTAGAACCGTCCATGCATTGCAGAAATTGCAGCCCAGCCGCGGATTTACTATCCTCCTTAAATCGGCTAAGCAAACGTCTTCCATATAATAGTTTCGAGAAAAGAATGGAGGAATGATTGGTTCTTTTCCCCGAGCAGTAGGTAGGAgggagtaaattgcacaaaaccaccactttgaaggtTAGGTTTGCATAAAACACTACGTTACATTTCTCTTGCAGAAAACACCACGTCTTGCGTAATcgttttgcaaaaaccactgattGGCGGATCCGGCCTTGTCAAGTGAgattatgacaggtgggtccccattTTGCATACGTGGCGTAACGGCTCTAGTCAGACGACATTAGATAGGACACAGGGTCCACCTGTCGATTGGGTCTTCTCCTCCAATTCTTTTTTCTTCCTCTCACCAAAAAGTCCTTGTAGTCAAAACAAAAATCATCCACTTTCTCGTTTCCTTTCTCACTCCTCCGAGCGGCCGACGGGCGAGCTCTTCCTCACGGacagcctcctccgccgccggtcAGATCCTTCGCCGTTGAGCCCGATTGCCACGGGATCCACTGAGGTGAGGTGCTGCAACCACAGCTTCTCCTCTGACTATTGCTTTTGACCGGGTCAATTCCACTACGGGATCCACTGAGGTGAGGTGCTGCAGCCACGAACTCCCTCCTCGGAGCCAAGATCGCCCGCCACGGTGTCCAGATGAGCAGAGGGATTTCGACGACGAGGGTGAGCCCCTGCATGTGCACGTCGTCCTGCCGCATCGTGGGATTTTGGCGACGCCATGGGCTCCTTGAGCAGAGGGCGCTTCCCCGCGGGCTCCTTGACGATGCCCGCGCGACCACGGTGCCCGCCGGCCCCTGCGGCTCCTCTCCCCTCCGTCTACTCCTCCCTGTCGACCAGATCGGCCCCGAGTCACAGCAACCCGGGCCACAACGCCACGGGCGAGCGCCATGGATGCCGCCGCCATGCCCGCACAGCAACGCCACCTGCCGGTGACCATCTCCCTGGCCATCGCCCCAAGCATCGCCGGCTTGCTGCGCCGCAGCCACTCCTCCAAGATCCTGACGGCGCGCCCCCTCTCCGGCGACGAGACACAACGTCTGACCGCTTCTCTGCTCGCGTGCTTGGGCCGGCCAGATCCATGgagctgattgcttttttagtTTTGATTGAAGGGGTGTACCTGTAAAATTACATGGACTGATTTGTAAATTTAGACAAATCCATCATCAAACGCCGTCTGAGTGGAGCCGTTACGCCACGTATGCAAAAAAAAGGGACCCGCCTGTCATAATCTCACTTAACAGGGCCGAATCCGCCGGTCAATGATTTTTGCAAAACGATTACACAAGACATGgtgttttttataaaaaatatgtaacgtagtgttttctgcaaacctagccttcaaagtggtggttttgtgcaatttactcgGTAGGAGGCGTTCAAACCCAAAACCGGACTGACGAACTTCCTCCGATCACTGGCAACCGGGCCCTGAGGACCCACTCGACGATGAGTACCATAGTGATGTCGTCTTCAGTCAGTCAAACTCGGTGACGACGAACAGTCAACACATCCGGCAATCACGCATGCTTGAACGTCCCGTC from Triticum aestivum cultivar Chinese Spring chromosome 3B, IWGSC CS RefSeq v2.1, whole genome shotgun sequence includes these protein-coding regions:
- the LOC123068454 gene encoding LEAF RUST 10 DISEASE-RESISTANCEUS RECEPTOR-LIKE PROTEIN KINASE-like 2.4 gives rise to the protein MIASYGSLTPKRYMYSEVMKITSSRGNQLGKGGYGVVFKGRLHDGRLVAVKFLHDCKGNGDEFVNEVMSIGRTSHVNVVSLCGFCLEGSKRALIYEYMPNGSLDKFIYSENPKEILGWERLYAIALGIARGLEYLHHSCNTRIVHFDIKPQNILLDKDFNPKIADFGLAKLCHTKESKLSMTGARGTIGFIAPEVHSRTFGVVSTKSDVYSYGMMLLEMVGGRRNVKSTVAKSSEKYFPDWIYDHFAQDDGLQACEVTGETEEIARKMTLIGLWCVQILPAYRPTITKVLEMFERSSDDMDMPPKQNFSGLLESSAQNMDVQSSSSNKSEEIGLVNSKILQKSPTL